The following DNA comes from Nitrospirota bacterium.
CTCACGTTGTCGGATCGCGTACGACAGGACCTGCGGAACATGGAGGATCATTTGGACCGCGAACTGGCACGCCTGGTGGCCGACCAAGAAAGGGTGACCCACGCGACCTTCTGGGGCTTGCTGGGGGCGTTGGGGGGCGGCCTGGCGCTCGGCTTTCTCGGCGTACGCCTGTTGGCGCAATCGCTGACGCATCCGCTGGGGGTGCTGCGATCGTCGGTCGAACAGTTCGGTCGCGCGGACGACACCGGGGCCCCGGTCCCCTCGATTTCCATCCAGTCGTTGGACGAGATCGGCCAGGTGGCCCGGGCCTATGAGGCGATGGCGCAGCGCATCCGCGCGCACATCCGCGAGCTCGAAGCGCTCATCGCCACCGGCCACGACCTCAACACCATCGGGCCCGACGGCCTCGACGGCTCCCTGCGGCGCATCGTCGATCGCGCCGCGGAGTTGACCCGGGCGGATGTCTGCCTGGTGCTGCTGCGCAATGAGCAGATGGGCTGTTGGGTCGTCGAGGCCGCCTCGGGCCCCTGGAGCGACACGCTGCGCAAGTCCGTCATGCTGTGGGAGGAGTTTCCCATCGCCGTGCGGGCCTTCGACACACACGAGCCGGCGGCCGGCCACGAGCTGCGCCGCGACCGCCGCCCCCAAGTGAGCCGGCGCAATCTCATCGGCGACAGCGTGCTGGCGATTCCGCTGCTCGCCCAGGGAGCCCCCTTCGGCGTGCTGCTGCTGCTCAAGGAGGCAGCCAGCGGCCCGGACGGCTGGAACGTGCGCCTGGCACGGGGGCTCGCCCAAGAAGCGGCCTTGGCCATCGCCAATGCCCGGCTCTACGAGCAGGCGCATCAGAAGCAGAAGGACCTGGCCGCCCGGCTGCGCCAGTTGGAGCATCTGGCCGAAGCCCTGGCCCACGACCTCAAAGGGCCCGGCAAGCGCATGGGGGGCCTCGCCGCCCTGTTGCGGCAGGAGTACGGCGCCGCGCTCGCCCCCCAAGCGGCGCGCTGGCTGGCCTTGA
Coding sequences within:
- a CDS encoding ATP-binding protein; the protein is MCFVPVLVALAVHLAFVNHLLDLQEKRHRVQLAREQTEVLRRLAVDAEDAFRGYLITQQPTFLTPLEEARTNLQPVLDRTITLAEHVGSLESEDVRRVGRQLRELIESKQTLIERIRQGYLAEVAAYVRSGQGLTLSDRVRQDLRNMEDHLDRELARLVADQERVTHATFWGLLGALGGGLALGFLGVRLLAQSLTHPLGVLRSSVEQFGRADDTGAPVPSISIQSLDEIGQVARAYEAMAQRIRAHIRELEALIATGHDLNTIGPDGLDGSLRRIVDRAAELTRADVCLVLLRNEQMGCWVVEAASGPWSDTLRKSVMLWEEFPIAVRAFDTHEPAAGHELRRDRRPQVSRRNLIGDSVLAIPLLAQGAPFGVLLLLKEAASGPDGWNVRLARGLAQEAALAIANARLYEQAHQKQKDLAARLRQLEHLAEALAHDLKGPGKRMGGLAALLRQEYGAALAPQAARWLALIEQNAQELEARVESILMVARVGTRAEAVEAVDAATVVHAVLKARAGELEARRARVEVSVQAPLVACHGAYLRQVFDNLLANALNFARPEAAPAIAIQAGCRDNRVWFTVRDNGLGIPAEQRERVFQPFVRLRPDQAPGSGIGLTIVKRIVELYGGQVWVDANPDGPGCTVTFSLPAIGDMT